Proteins encoded in a region of the Flavobacterium sp. MDT1-60 genome:
- a CDS encoding RNA polymerase sigma factor, whose product MADLHIPDALLVKNYIEGNETALSILIKRHESKIYGFIYSKIADRDISNDIFQDTFIKVIKTLKSNSYNEEGKFLPWVMRISHNLIVDHFRKTKKMPMYRETEEFSIFSVMSDNSLTIEGKMIVDQVEVDLKRLIEELPEDQKEVLVMRMYQDMSFKEISELTDVSINTALGRMRYALMNLRKIIDKHQIILTN is encoded by the coding sequence ATGGCAGATCTGCATATTCCAGACGCTCTATTAGTAAAAAATTATATCGAAGGCAATGAAACTGCTCTTTCGATACTAATTAAAAGGCACGAGTCTAAAATATATGGATTCATATATTCAAAGATTGCTGATAGAGATATTTCAAACGATATTTTTCAAGACACTTTTATTAAGGTAATCAAAACCTTAAAAAGTAATTCATATAATGAAGAAGGTAAATTTTTGCCTTGGGTTATGCGTATTTCTCACAATTTAATTGTAGATCACTTTCGTAAAACCAAAAAAATGCCAATGTACAGAGAAACAGAAGAGTTTTCTATTTTTTCTGTTATGTCTGACAATTCCTTAACTATTGAAGGCAAAATGATCGTTGATCAGGTGGAAGTTGACTTGAAAAGATTGATTGAAGAGCTTCCTGAAGATCAAAAAGAAGTATTGGTAATGCGTATGTATCAGGACATGAGTTTCAAGGAAATCTCTGAATTAACGGATGTTAGTATCAATACTGCGCTAGGAAGAATGCGTTATGCTTTAATGAATTTGAGAAAAATAATTGATAAACATCAAATTATTTTAACCAACTAA
- a CDS encoding family 16 glycosylhydrolase, translated as MKKIMVLLLISSFCFAQEIKRKLVWEENFNNKDLNEKDWNFEVGDGCPNLCGFGNNERQIYTKTNHEFKDGNFVIEAKKEENKYTSTKITTKGKKEFLYGRIEARAKLPVGHGLWPAFWMLGANIDEVHWPKSGEIDILEYIGRDPHMVYTTLHTQDSHGNTINTKRTAFPNIEEGYHVYAIEWTKDKIDFFVDKALVYTFNPTVKNEDIWPFDKPFYIIVNLAIGGNFGGPEVDDKVLPQKYYIDYVRVYQ; from the coding sequence ATGAAAAAAATAATGGTATTGCTATTAATTAGCAGTTTTTGTTTCGCACAAGAAATAAAGAGGAAACTTGTTTGGGAAGAAAATTTCAATAATAAAGATTTAAACGAAAAAGACTGGAATTTTGAAGTTGGCGATGGTTGTCCGAATCTTTGTGGTTTCGGAAATAATGAAAGACAAATTTATACCAAAACAAACCATGAATTTAAAGATGGAAATTTTGTTATTGAAGCTAAAAAAGAAGAAAACAAATACACTTCGACCAAAATTACGACAAAAGGCAAAAAAGAATTTTTGTATGGACGAATTGAAGCCAGAGCAAAATTACCAGTTGGGCACGGTTTGTGGCCGGCATTCTGGATGTTAGGTGCTAATATAGACGAAGTTCATTGGCCAAAAAGCGGTGAAATAGATATTTTAGAATACATCGGAAGAGATCCTCATATGGTGTACACAACTTTGCATACGCAAGACAGTCACGGAAATACAATCAATACCAAAAGAACTGCTTTTCCTAATATTGAAGAAGGATACCACGTTTATGCAATCGAATGGACGAAAGATAAAATTGATTTTTTTGTAGATAAAGCTTTAGTTTATACTTTTAATCCTACAGTAAAAAATGAAGATATATGGCCTTTTGATAAGCCTTTTTACATAATTGTAAATTTAGCGATTGGAGGGAATTTTGGAGGCCCTGAAGTAGATGATAAGGTGTTACCGCAAAAGTATTATATAGATTATGTACGTGTATACCAATAG
- a CDS encoding family 16 glycosylhydrolase, with translation MEKTTAAPNGDGSGMVKLTATADNAISYKYVFTDGTTENAPNGIFTKRFTKTGLNKYTVTVIASGKGGVATNTTIDVEVLSNFSDDEAVQFLTAGTSKKWYWSASEPGHLGVGQNDGDATKNYYANYYMAGAFEKAGSPSSSCLYENVLTFSLEGEQLKFELNNGGSTFFNAAFASVAGGSGPDDSCLSYNTSGKKSVSLSPSESVVMSNPNHATQTRGTTMNFSDNGFMGYYIGQSSYEILSITANRMVVRAVMGGNPALAWYHIFTTTKPTQAPPADFTKLVWSDEFNTDGAPDATKWNYDLGKGDNGWGNNEKQNYTNSATNVIVQGGSLKITAKKEASGGADYSSARLKTDAKFAFTYGKIEVKAKLPIGAGTWPAIWMLGQNYATKPWPACGEIDIMEHVGNNQNVILSTLHYPGHSGGSGNTGSKTIPNVSTEFHVYKAVWSAASVTTFVDDVQIHSVPNDGSLPFNSDFFLILNVAMGGNLGGNIDAAFTQSSMEIDYVRVYQ, from the coding sequence TTGGAAAAAACAACTGCTGCTCCCAACGGAGACGGATCAGGGATGGTAAAACTTACTGCAACTGCAGATAACGCCATTTCCTACAAATATGTATTTACTGATGGTACTACAGAAAATGCGCCAAATGGTATATTTACAAAACGTTTTACTAAAACAGGACTAAATAAATACACTGTAACGGTAATTGCTTCAGGAAAAGGAGGTGTGGCAACGAATACCACAATTGATGTTGAGGTATTAAGTAATTTCAGTGATGATGAAGCGGTTCAGTTTTTAACAGCCGGAACCTCTAAAAAATGGTATTGGTCAGCGTCTGAGCCTGGACATTTAGGTGTAGGGCAAAATGATGGGGATGCAACTAAAAACTATTATGCAAACTATTATATGGCAGGTGCCTTTGAAAAAGCAGGATCGCCAAGCAGTAGTTGTTTATACGAAAACGTATTGACATTCTCTCTTGAAGGTGAACAGCTGAAATTTGAATTAAATAATGGAGGATCGACTTTCTTTAATGCTGCTTTTGCAAGTGTAGCTGGAGGAAGCGGACCCGATGATTCTTGCTTGTCATACAATACTTCTGGCAAAAAATCAGTTTCATTGAGTCCTTCAGAATCAGTAGTAATGTCAAATCCAAATCACGCAACTCAAACCAGAGGAACAACAATGAACTTCTCTGATAACGGATTTATGGGGTATTATATTGGTCAGAGTTCATACGAGATTTTGTCAATTACAGCCAACAGAATGGTAGTTAGAGCCGTTATGGGTGGAAATCCGGCACTGGCATGGTATCATATTTTCACCACTACAAAACCAACCCAGGCTCCACCAGCAGATTTTACAAAACTAGTTTGGTCAGATGAATTTAATACTGACGGAGCTCCTGATGCTACAAAATGGAATTACGATTTAGGTAAAGGTGATAACGGCTGGGGGAATAATGAAAAACAGAATTATACCAACTCGGCTACAAACGTAATTGTACAAGGCGGAAGTTTGAAAATTACAGCTAAAAAAGAAGCTTCAGGCGGAGCTGATTATTCTTCGGCAAGATTAAAAACAGATGCTAAATTTGCTTTTACTTACGGAAAAATTGAGGTTAAGGCTAAACTTCCTATTGGTGCGGGAACCTGGCCGGCAATCTGGATGCTGGGTCAAAATTATGCTACTAAACCATGGCCGGCTTGTGGAGAAATTGATATTATGGAACATGTTGGTAATAACCAAAACGTTATTTTGAGTACACTTCATTATCCTGGACATTCTGGAGGAAGCGGAAATACTGGCTCTAAAACAATACCAAATGTTTCAACCGAATTTCATGTTTATAAAGCGGTTTGGAGTGCGGCATCAGTTACAACATTTGTAGATGATGTTCAGATTCATTCCGTTCCTAATGATGGCTCTTTGCCTTTTAATAGTGACTTTTTCTTAATTCTGAATGTTGCAATGGGAGGTAATTTGGGAGGCAATATTGATGCGGCTTTTACGCAGTCTTCAATGGAGATTGATTATGTAAGAGTATATCAATAG
- a CDS encoding RagB/SusD family nutrient uptake outer membrane protein, which produces MKKYLITTIITLTLFSTISISCSDEFVSPKPKYSIDSENYFNSKEDYDDALVATYDLLQSSYVNVLLGEIASDNTLCGGESPTDVIGFQQIDDMIHTPVNSNLRDIWNWMFAGVQRANYILEFKDKTDFEGKNQLIAETRFLRAYYQFELVKWFGGIPMKGDVRFKVGDEKTVARSSAQEVYTSIEADLIFAVANLSPTPSQKGRVTKGAAQALLGKAYLYQNKYEQAATALDAVITSGKYTLQTDYNAMFELDGENGTESVFEVQYTDVEGAGFTCLQCSEGNVAVGFSGIRNYSGPLFSSGFSFNVPTKESADAFEVGDKRKDVAILDIAAWAAANASFDGGKGVSFGKGNEDTGYFNRKYLPRKRSANAAGDLNLTNPNNYRAIRYADVLLMAAEAYNRGAIDDGKARNYLNQVRRRAFGDNNHDVSVSGAALTDFILAERRVELFGEGHRFFDLVRTGKAVGKIAGFKANKNELFPLPIEEIQFANGNWQQNPGY; this is translated from the coding sequence ATGAAAAAATATTTAATCACAACCATTATAACACTTACACTGTTCTCGACAATAAGTATTTCTTGTTCAGATGAATTTGTAAGTCCAAAACCGAAGTATTCTATAGATTCTGAAAATTATTTCAATTCAAAAGAAGACTACGATGATGCCTTAGTTGCCACTTATGATTTGCTACAATCTTCTTATGTAAATGTTTTGTTAGGAGAAATTGCTTCAGACAATACTTTATGTGGAGGAGAAAGTCCGACAGACGTTATAGGTTTTCAGCAAATAGACGATATGATTCATACACCGGTAAACAGCAATTTACGAGATATCTGGAATTGGATGTTTGCAGGAGTTCAAAGAGCTAACTATATTCTTGAATTTAAAGATAAAACCGATTTTGAGGGAAAAAACCAGCTAATCGCAGAAACACGTTTTCTGAGAGCATATTACCAGTTTGAGTTAGTGAAATGGTTTGGTGGAATCCCGATGAAAGGAGATGTCAGATTTAAAGTTGGAGATGAAAAAACAGTAGCAAGATCATCAGCTCAGGAAGTGTATACTTCGATCGAAGCCGATTTAATTTTTGCTGTAGCTAATTTATCTCCAACGCCATCTCAAAAAGGAAGAGTGACAAAAGGTGCAGCACAGGCATTATTAGGAAAAGCTTATTTGTATCAAAACAAGTATGAACAAGCCGCGACAGCTCTTGATGCAGTAATTACTTCTGGGAAATATACATTACAAACCGATTATAATGCCATGTTTGAACTGGATGGAGAAAACGGAACAGAATCTGTTTTTGAAGTTCAATATACAGATGTTGAAGGAGCTGGTTTTACCTGTTTACAATGTAGTGAAGGTAACGTTGCGGTTGGTTTTAGTGGTATCCGTAATTATTCCGGACCATTGTTTTCTTCTGGGTTTAGTTTTAATGTTCCAACCAAAGAAAGTGCCGATGCTTTCGAAGTAGGTGATAAACGTAAAGATGTTGCCATATTGGATATTGCGGCCTGGGCTGCGGCAAATGCTTCATTTGATGGAGGCAAAGGTGTGAGCTTTGGAAAAGGAAATGAAGACACAGGGTATTTCAACAGAAAATATCTTCCAAGAAAAAGAAGCGCAAATGCAGCGGGAGATTTGAATCTTACAAACCCGAACAATTACAGAGCAATCCGTTATGCTGACGTTTTATTAATGGCTGCTGAAGCTTATAACAGAGGTGCAATAGACGATGGAAAAGCAAGAAATTATCTAAATCAGGTAAGAAGACGTGCTTTTGGAGACAACAATCATGATGTTTCAGTTTCAGGTGCAGCCTTGACCGATTTTATTTTGGCAGAAAGAAGAGTGGAGCTTTTTGGAGAAGGACATCGTTTCTTTGATTTGGTGAGAACCGGAAAAGCGGTTGGAAAAATTGCAGGTTTTAAAGCGAATAAAAACGAATTATTTCCGCTTCCAATTGAAGAAATTCAATTTGCAAACGGAAACTGGCAACAAAACCCTGGATATTAA
- a CDS encoding TonB-dependent receptor, translated as MKSKLLLTVLLLFTSFAFSQNFDVSGTVLDGSGLSLPGVNVKVKSSSQSTTTDFDGSFKLLGVPKGTIIVFSYIGFKTQEVAVSGTKITVKMSDDARSLDEVVVIGYGSQKKREVTGAVSVVDSKTLDILKPIKVEQALQGTVSGVNVTTQSGAPGAKLDIRIRGIATNGENGPQAIIDGYVGDLSLLNPNDIETITVLKDAQAAIYGTIGANGIILITTKMGKKNSKTKISLNSYSGFQEASRKLPMLNATEYALLLNESYANGGRALPYPNASGLGKGTDWQKEVLGTGVPILNTDLTISGGSEKITYSISGSHLDQEGIVGQDKSGFLRNTARIALGADLSDKFKVKTNVIYTYFNRKSINENGLGSVLFNALNVPATIAPYNANGDFTLVPSTTGLGTEIINPLAQLANTYNDYNFKKLNGNFGFDYKIFKGFVLSSSIGFNTANSEGKTFAKQISYGGKVFDVQRSSVTQTATNDNDYSFDIYGTYTAKIAENHNITATLGNTIFKTWGNSANATGFDVPNNSWEYADLSLTRGLPTALNTGGYVYDQRRLSYFGRAQYDYKGKYLFSAMIRRDSSTKFGPGNKVGYFPSFTAGWVVSDEGFFGESKTINFLKFRASYGTLGNDQIPNNGYLSLLTGEATYVFDGNLTSGKATGQIPNPDLKWEEAKKFDVGLDLRLFNDKVSVVADYFIDTRNDLLIPNIPVSGIIGIGAPGASAPTLNAGSVRNSGFEFAIDYKEKFSDSFSMSVGYNVTFIKNEVLEVNNGTGIIEQGGFGVGQPAASRMEAGKPIGYFYGYKTDGLFQNQAEVDAHPSQLALGANAAPGDIRYVDLNGDGVIDTKDKTDIGDPIPEATMGFNLQLNYKNLDFALYSFASVGNDMVRNYERVLSDANRLDYVLDRWTGEGTSTTVPRVTTGATANNVLSDYFVEDASYFRIQNIQLGYTLNPNVSQKAGITKLRLYAGVNNLYTFTKYKGFDPGSSAGPTNQDGVSQSPIGAGIDYGFYPVPRTYLLGLNINF; from the coding sequence ATGAAATCAAAATTATTATTAACCGTACTATTACTGTTTACATCTTTTGCATTTTCGCAGAATTTTGATGTTAGCGGAACAGTACTTGATGGCTCGGGATTATCACTGCCGGGCGTGAATGTAAAAGTTAAAAGTTCTTCACAAAGTACAACCACAGACTTTGACGGATCTTTTAAATTATTAGGAGTTCCAAAAGGAACTATAATTGTTTTCAGTTACATCGGTTTTAAAACACAGGAAGTTGCCGTTTCCGGAACCAAGATAACGGTTAAAATGAGCGACGATGCCAGATCTCTTGACGAAGTCGTTGTAATTGGGTACGGATCTCAAAAGAAAAGAGAAGTAACCGGAGCCGTTTCTGTAGTAGACAGTAAAACACTTGACATTTTAAAACCTATAAAGGTAGAACAAGCTTTGCAGGGAACTGTTTCCGGAGTTAATGTAACTACACAATCCGGAGCACCAGGTGCAAAACTGGATATACGTATTCGTGGTATCGCAACCAACGGAGAAAATGGCCCTCAAGCTATTATTGATGGTTATGTAGGAGACCTAAGTTTATTAAATCCAAATGATATTGAAACGATTACTGTTTTAAAAGATGCACAAGCTGCCATTTATGGAACAATTGGTGCAAACGGAATCATTTTGATTACCACTAAAATGGGAAAGAAAAACTCAAAAACAAAAATATCCCTTAATAGTTATTCAGGATTTCAGGAAGCTTCAAGAAAATTACCAATGCTGAATGCTACTGAATATGCTTTATTATTAAATGAAAGTTATGCAAATGGCGGAAGAGCGCTTCCTTACCCGAATGCAAGCGGTTTAGGAAAAGGAACTGACTGGCAAAAAGAAGTTTTAGGAACGGGTGTACCAATTTTAAATACTGATTTAACAATTTCCGGAGGATCTGAAAAGATTACCTATTCTATCAGTGGTTCGCATTTGGATCAGGAAGGAATTGTAGGTCAGGATAAGTCAGGCTTTTTAAGAAATACCGCCAGGATCGCTTTGGGTGCTGATTTAAGTGATAAATTTAAAGTGAAAACAAATGTTATTTACACTTATTTTAATAGAAAATCAATTAATGAAAACGGATTAGGATCTGTATTATTTAATGCCTTAAACGTACCTGCAACTATTGCTCCGTACAATGCAAATGGTGATTTTACTTTGGTACCAAGCACAACCGGATTGGGAACAGAAATTATAAATCCGTTAGCACAGCTTGCGAACACTTATAACGATTATAATTTTAAAAAACTGAATGGTAATTTTGGTTTTGATTATAAAATATTCAAAGGATTTGTTTTATCAAGTTCAATCGGATTTAATACAGCAAACAGCGAAGGCAAAACATTCGCCAAACAAATCAGTTATGGCGGAAAAGTTTTTGATGTTCAAAGAAGTTCTGTAACACAAACTGCCACAAACGATAACGATTATTCATTTGATATTTACGGAACGTATACTGCAAAAATAGCAGAGAACCATAATATTACTGCTACATTAGGAAATACTATTTTCAAAACATGGGGAAACTCAGCAAATGCAACAGGATTTGATGTTCCAAATAACTCATGGGAATATGCAGATCTTTCCTTAACCAGAGGATTACCAACGGCATTAAATACCGGTGGATATGTATACGACCAAAGAAGGCTTTCTTACTTTGGAAGAGCGCAATACGATTATAAAGGAAAGTATCTTTTCTCTGCAATGATCAGACGTGATTCTTCTACAAAATTTGGTCCGGGAAATAAAGTGGGATATTTTCCATCTTTTACAGCGGGATGGGTAGTTTCTGACGAAGGTTTCTTTGGAGAATCAAAAACAATAAACTTTTTAAAATTCAGAGCCAGTTATGGTACTTTAGGAAATGATCAAATTCCTAATAATGGTTATTTATCACTCTTAACAGGAGAAGCTACTTATGTATTTGATGGTAATTTAACAAGCGGAAAAGCAACAGGGCAAATCCCTAATCCTGATTTGAAATGGGAAGAAGCCAAGAAATTTGATGTTGGTTTAGATTTAAGATTATTTAATGATAAAGTTTCTGTCGTTGCAGATTATTTTATAGATACCAGAAATGATCTTTTGATACCAAATATTCCAGTTTCAGGAATTATAGGAATTGGTGCTCCGGGAGCAAGTGCTCCGACATTGAACGCAGGTTCTGTTAGAAATTCAGGTTTTGAATTTGCTATTGATTACAAGGAGAAGTTTTCAGATTCGTTTAGCATGAGCGTAGGTTATAATGTGACGTTTATTAAAAATGAAGTATTAGAAGTAAATAACGGAACCGGAATTATTGAACAAGGCGGTTTTGGAGTAGGGCAACCAGCAGCTTCACGTATGGAAGCAGGAAAACCAATAGGCTATTTTTACGGTTACAAAACAGATGGATTATTTCAGAATCAGGCAGAAGTTGATGCTCACCCATCACAATTAGCTTTAGGGGCGAATGCTGCTCCCGGAGATATTCGTTATGTAGATTTAAATGGAGATGGTGTAATTGATACCAAAGATAAAACCGATATCGGAGATCCGATTCCTGAAGCTACAATGGGATTTAATTTACAGTTAAATTATAAAAACCTTGATTTTGCACTTTACAGTTTTGCATCAGTAGGAAATGATATGGTGCGCAATTACGAAAGAGTACTTTCTGATGCCAATCGTTTAGATTATGTTTTAGACAGATGGACAGGCGAAGGAACAAGTACTACTGTGCCTAGAGTTACTACAGGAGCAACTGCCAACAATGTACTTTCAGATTATTTTGTAGAGGATGCTTCTTATTTCAGAATTCAAAACATACAATTGGGATATACTCTTAACCCAAATGTAAGTCAAAAAGCAGGAATTACTAAACTAAGACTTTATGCAGGAGTAAATAATCTATACACATTTACCAAATATAAAGGCTTTGATCCGGGCTCTTCAGCAGGACCAACAAATCAGGATGGAGTTTCTCAATCACCAATTGGTGCCGGAATTGACTATGGGTTTTATCCAGTTCCAAGAACCTATTTATTGGGTTTAAACATTAATTTTTAA
- a CDS encoding triple tyrosine motif-containing protein has translation MLILKTKLTALFFLISSFLFSQEFPPIVKYSSAVYGAGNQSWMISQDDQNYLYFANNDGLLEYNGTTWQLYKAPNETIIRSVKVIGSKIYTGSYMNFGFWTRQTNGKLKYTSLSDSIKNKILDDEQFWNILKYDQWILFQSLNRIYIYDTKTGKFKIIGPKNGVIKSFAPKNAIYFQTIKEGLFEIESGKAKLVSDHPILKKFTIVNVFTSEDGLLIQTQLDGIYKLVGNTLTRFATDADAELKSSFVYSSQLLQDGSFALGTVSNGIFILSDKGKLKYHITQSKGLSNNTALSLFEDKDQNLWAGLDNGINCININSPVHSFTDDSGVLGTVYASANFNGKLYVGTNQGLFYKPNESNGEFKFINGTKGQVWSLFVCDNALFCGHDSGTFIVTNDSARNIFPSSGTWKFEPVPNNKNQLLQGNYYGISVLEKINNQWVFKNKIQGFDYSSRYFEITNNLDVYVSHEYKGIFRLKLDKTLSKTHGFYTYKSPQKGKNASLTKFNNQIYYAYKGGIFKLNPKTKLFEKDNLLSSIFEKDEYTSGKLIVDNSNKIWLFSKNYIHYFSASKLSSQLKQNVIPIPSSLTNSMLGYENITQISKSTYLIGTTDGYYTLNIDDLSFKNYTVFITDIAINKQNETLNNVEIQKEGSFHSNENNITLNYTVPEYNKYINSEYQYSLEGFQNDWSEWSTKATVNFKNLSPGKYTFKVRARYANTILQNTATYTFVVLKPWYLTNLAWFIYFLLMLIMAYFINKAYRNYYHKQKEKLIEENNLLLEIKELENERQLMKLRNEQLSQDVDTKNRELAVSTMSLNSKNELLAFIKEDLKKTSQNDSNNIKSVISTINKNITEEDSWNVFKEAFDNADKDFLKRIKQIHPLLTPNDLRLCAYLRLNLSSKEIAPLFNISVRSVEIKRYRLRKKMDLQHEIGLVEYILAV, from the coding sequence ATGCTAATTTTGAAAACAAAACTAACTGCACTGTTTTTTTTGATAAGTTCTTTCCTGTTTTCGCAGGAGTTTCCGCCAATAGTAAAATATTCTTCTGCTGTTTATGGTGCCGGAAACCAAAGTTGGATGATTTCACAGGATGATCAGAACTATTTATATTTTGCCAATAATGATGGCCTTCTGGAATATAATGGAACAACCTGGCAATTGTATAAAGCTCCAAATGAAACTATTATTCGTTCCGTAAAAGTAATTGGGAGCAAAATCTATACAGGCTCTTATATGAATTTTGGTTTCTGGACGAGGCAAACTAATGGCAAACTAAAATACACTTCGCTTAGTGACTCCATCAAAAATAAAATATTAGACGACGAGCAGTTTTGGAATATCCTGAAATACGATCAGTGGATTTTGTTTCAATCCTTAAACCGAATTTATATTTACGATACTAAAACAGGAAAGTTTAAAATTATCGGGCCGAAGAATGGCGTTATAAAATCATTTGCGCCAAAAAATGCCATTTACTTTCAAACCATAAAAGAAGGGCTTTTCGAAATTGAAAGCGGAAAAGCCAAATTAGTTTCAGATCATCCAATCCTGAAGAAATTTACGATTGTCAATGTTTTTACATCAGAAGACGGTTTGCTGATTCAAACGCAATTGGATGGTATTTATAAATTAGTTGGGAATACTTTAACCCGATTTGCAACAGATGCTGACGCCGAATTAAAGTCCAGTTTCGTTTATAGCAGTCAATTGCTACAGGACGGAAGTTTTGCTTTGGGAACGGTTTCTAATGGAATTTTTATTTTATCGGATAAAGGGAAATTAAAATACCATATTACTCAAAGTAAAGGTTTGAGTAATAATACAGCTTTGTCACTTTTTGAAGATAAAGACCAGAATTTATGGGCCGGATTGGATAACGGAATCAATTGTATTAACATTAATTCGCCAGTGCATAGTTTTACGGATGATTCCGGAGTGTTGGGAACCGTTTATGCATCCGCAAATTTTAATGGAAAATTGTATGTCGGAACAAATCAGGGGTTGTTTTACAAACCTAACGAAAGTAATGGAGAGTTTAAATTTATAAATGGTACAAAAGGGCAGGTTTGGTCACTTTTTGTATGTGATAATGCACTTTTTTGCGGACATGATTCAGGAACTTTTATTGTCACAAATGATTCGGCGAGAAATATATTTCCTTCTTCAGGAACCTGGAAGTTTGAACCTGTTCCGAATAATAAAAATCAATTGCTTCAGGGGAATTATTACGGAATCTCAGTTCTCGAAAAAATAAACAATCAATGGGTTTTCAAAAATAAAATTCAAGGTTTTGATTATTCATCACGATACTTTGAAATTACGAACAATTTGGATGTTTATGTAAGCCACGAATACAAAGGAATTTTCAGGCTGAAATTAGATAAAACTTTATCAAAAACACATGGTTTCTATACTTATAAATCTCCTCAAAAAGGTAAAAACGCAAGTTTGACTAAATTCAATAATCAAATTTATTATGCTTATAAAGGAGGAATTTTTAAACTGAATCCAAAAACAAAACTATTCGAAAAAGATAATTTGCTGAGTTCTATCTTCGAAAAAGATGAATATACTTCAGGTAAATTAATTGTCGACAATTCGAATAAAATCTGGTTATTTTCTAAAAATTATATTCACTATTTCTCAGCAAGTAAACTAAGTAGCCAATTAAAGCAAAATGTAATTCCGATTCCGTCTTCTTTGACCAATTCGATGTTGGGGTATGAGAATATTACCCAAATTTCAAAATCGACTTATTTAATTGGTACTACAGATGGTTATTACACCTTAAATATTGATGATTTAAGTTTTAAAAATTATACTGTTTTCATTACTGATATTGCCATTAACAAGCAAAACGAAACGCTGAATAATGTTGAAATTCAAAAGGAAGGAAGTTTTCATTCAAATGAAAATAACATCACTTTAAATTACACGGTTCCGGAGTATAATAAATACATTAATTCTGAATACCAATATTCATTAGAAGGATTTCAGAATGACTGGAGTGAGTGGAGTACCAAGGCCACTGTAAATTTTAAAAATCTATCACCCGGAAAATATACTTTTAAAGTAAGGGCGAGATATGCCAATACAATTTTGCAAAATACGGCTACCTATACCTTTGTAGTTTTAAAGCCTTGGTATTTGACCAATTTGGCGTGGTTTATTTATTTTTTACTTATGTTGATAATGGCGTATTTCATCAATAAAGCTTACAGAAATTATTATCACAAACAAAAAGAGAAATTAATTGAAGAGAATAATCTTTTGCTTGAAATAAAAGAATTAGAAAACGAACGCCAATTAATGAAGCTAAGAAACGAACAGCTTTCTCAGGATGTTGATACAAAAAATCGTGAATTGGCAGTTTCAACCATGAGCTTGAATAGCAAAAATGAATTATTGGCTTTTATAAAAGAAGACTTAAAAAAAACGAGTCAGAATGATAGTAATAATATCAAATCTGTAATTAGTACCATCAATAAAAATATTACGGAAGAAGATTCGTGGAATGTTTTTAAAGAGGCGTTTGACAATGCAGATAAAGATTTTTTAAAAAGAATCAAACAAATACATCCTTTATTAACTCCAAACGATTTGCGTCTTTGTGCGTATTTACGATTAAATCTTTCTTCTAAAGAAATTGCTCCTTTATTCAATATTTCGGTTCGGAGCGTTGAGATAAAAAGATATCGTTTGCGAAAAAAAATGGACTTGCAGCACGAAATCGGTTTAGTGGAATATATTCTGGCTGTATAG